From the genome of Rathayibacter sp. VKM Ac-2759, one region includes:
- a CDS encoding AraC family transcriptional regulator yields MTIEPAVLEDVLASLDVTLGAIRRATLASGERTVLAAGTVVLVYVVEGEVTALAPEGTACALDVCAGDAVAASVPRTLLAGDALLTFGRRTATLASVSGARLTVVEVQLDTASCPSSLPGLVFASGFARLEPAAAALAATLGPAYDGSARSGDPVICRLMVRTVLLSVVRAWAFGDASSVPPVTGDVYLDRVAAAVAGEPGREWTVDQLASVGAMSRTVLTERFRAAFGRTPAGYVTEVRMRRAKELLEAGRSVSEASRALGYSSDDGFSRAFRRHVGVVPSQWRTARRAA; encoded by the coding sequence ATGACGATCGAACCGGCAGTGCTCGAGGATGTCCTTGCTTCGCTGGACGTGACGCTCGGGGCGATCCGGCGCGCGACCCTCGCCTCCGGTGAGCGGACCGTGCTCGCGGCCGGCACCGTCGTGCTCGTCTACGTCGTCGAGGGGGAGGTCACGGCGCTCGCGCCGGAGGGGACCGCCTGCGCGCTCGATGTGTGCGCGGGCGACGCGGTCGCCGCCTCCGTGCCCAGAACCCTGCTGGCGGGGGACGCGCTCCTGACGTTCGGGCGGCGGACGGCGACGCTCGCGTCGGTGTCGGGTGCTCGGCTGACCGTCGTCGAGGTGCAGCTCGACACCGCATCGTGCCCGAGCTCGCTGCCGGGGCTGGTGTTCGCGAGCGGGTTCGCGCGGCTCGAGCCGGCGGCCGCGGCGCTCGCGGCGACCCTCGGGCCGGCGTACGACGGGTCAGCACGGTCGGGCGACCCGGTGATCTGCCGCCTGATGGTGCGGACGGTCCTGCTCTCGGTGGTGCGGGCGTGGGCGTTCGGCGATGCGAGCAGCGTGCCTCCGGTGACGGGTGACGTCTACCTCGACCGGGTGGCCGCGGCGGTGGCCGGCGAGCCGGGCCGGGAGTGGACGGTCGACCAGCTCGCGAGCGTCGGCGCGATGTCGCGCACGGTGCTGACGGAGCGGTTCCGGGCGGCGTTCGGGCGCACGCCCGCGGGCTACGTGACCGAGGTGCGCATGCGGCGGGCGAAGGAGCTGCTGGAGGCGGGGCGAAGCGTCTCGGAGGCGTCGCGGGCGCTCGGCTACTCCTCCGACGACGGGTTCAGCCGGGCCTTCCGACGGCACGTCGGCGTCGTGCCGTCGCAGTGGCGGACGGCACGACGCGCGGCGTGA
- a CDS encoding methylated-DNA--[protein]-cysteine S-methyltransferase, with protein MRHASIPTVLGDLLLVADGDALAGLYFPGHRYPPAAGSIGDEDPAAAIFGDVAHQLDEYFAGSRRAFDVPLALHGDDFSQSVWTTLRAIPFGETTTYGAIARALGNPHLAQRVGQAVGHNPISIIVPCHRVLGADGALTGFAGGLARKRHLLDLEEPDAVRATRLF; from the coding sequence ATGAGGCACGCCAGCATCCCGACGGTCCTCGGCGACCTGCTCCTGGTGGCCGACGGCGACGCCCTCGCCGGACTCTACTTCCCGGGCCACCGCTACCCGCCCGCGGCCGGATCGATAGGCGACGAGGACCCCGCGGCCGCGATCTTCGGAGACGTCGCGCACCAGCTCGACGAGTACTTCGCCGGCTCGCGCCGCGCCTTCGACGTCCCGCTCGCCCTGCACGGCGACGACTTCTCGCAGTCGGTGTGGACGACCCTGCGGGCGATCCCCTTCGGCGAGACGACGACCTACGGCGCGATCGCCCGCGCCCTCGGCAACCCGCATCTCGCCCAGCGCGTCGGCCAGGCCGTCGGCCACAACCCGATCTCGATCATCGTCCCCTGCCACCGCGTCCTCGGCGCCGATGGCGCCCTCACCGGATTCGCGGGCGGTCTCGCCCGCAAGCGCCACCTGCTCGACCTCGAGGAGCCGGATGCGGTGAGGGCCACCCGCCTGTTCTAG
- a CDS encoding M1 family metallopeptidase, whose protein sequence is MRTPATLALSALVASSLLFAPAAAAATATSTGPVDGGTSAGDPYFPGLGSTGFDALSYSLFLKYDPASRALGGRAVVTLTPTQDLRSFSFDLTGLTVSKVSVNARAAVATQSGDELTITPARTLKKGVPALVSIEYAGTTGNPVDDTGAPFGWWSTSDGALVASEPNGASTWYPVNDSPADKALYSFSITVPQGKTVVANGVPIGSPITAKGWTTSSWVETSPMASYLAMVNIGDYDLVTSKKGGVTTIDAIDRDITGDTRVQTEAALAKQGEIIDFFAATFGRYPFRSGGAVVDDEQIGYALETQGRSFYSGGADETTVAHEIAHQWYGNSVTPGVWSDIWLNEGFATYAEWLWEEHAGRSTVAESAGQIAAIPAEDEFWSTKVADPGATGLFDGPVYARGGLFLVELRDEIGAEAFDTMLKRWASENRYSTVSTGDLEDLAEEISGQDLSAFFQAWLYTPEKPAGL, encoded by the coding sequence ATGCGCACACCCGCCACCCTCGCGCTCAGCGCGCTCGTCGCCTCCTCCCTTCTCTTCGCCCCCGCCGCCGCGGCGGCCACCGCCACCAGTACAGGGCCCGTCGACGGTGGCACCAGCGCCGGCGACCCGTACTTCCCCGGTCTCGGCAGCACGGGCTTCGACGCCCTCTCCTACAGCCTCTTCCTGAAGTACGACCCGGCCTCGCGCGCCCTCGGCGGCCGAGCGGTCGTGACGCTGACCCCGACGCAGGACCTCCGCTCGTTCTCCTTCGACCTCACCGGCCTGACGGTCTCCAAGGTCTCGGTCAATGCGCGCGCCGCCGTGGCCACGCAGTCCGGCGACGAACTGACCATCACTCCCGCGCGCACGCTCAAGAAGGGCGTCCCCGCGCTCGTGAGCATCGAGTACGCCGGCACGACCGGCAACCCGGTGGACGACACCGGCGCACCCTTCGGCTGGTGGTCGACCAGCGACGGCGCTCTCGTCGCCAGCGAGCCGAACGGCGCCTCCACCTGGTACCCCGTCAACGACTCCCCCGCCGACAAGGCGCTGTACTCCTTCAGCATCACCGTTCCGCAGGGGAAGACGGTGGTCGCGAACGGCGTCCCGATCGGCTCCCCGATCACCGCGAAGGGCTGGACCACGTCGAGCTGGGTCGAGACCAGCCCGATGGCGAGCTACCTCGCCATGGTCAACATCGGCGACTACGACCTGGTGACCTCGAAGAAGGGCGGCGTCACGACGATCGACGCGATCGACCGCGACATCACCGGAGACACCAGGGTCCAGACCGAGGCCGCCCTGGCGAAGCAGGGCGAGATCATCGACTTCTTCGCGGCGACCTTCGGGCGCTACCCGTTCCGCTCCGGCGGCGCCGTGGTCGACGACGAGCAGATCGGCTACGCGCTCGAGACGCAGGGCCGCTCCTTCTACTCCGGCGGGGCCGACGAGACGACCGTCGCCCACGAGATCGCGCACCAGTGGTACGGGAACAGCGTCACCCCGGGCGTCTGGTCGGACATCTGGCTGAACGAGGGCTTCGCGACGTACGCGGAGTGGCTCTGGGAGGAGCACGCCGGCCGATCCACCGTCGCCGAGTCGGCCGGGCAGATCGCCGCGATCCCCGCCGAGGACGAGTTCTGGTCGACGAAGGTCGCGGACCCGGGCGCGACCGGTCTGTTCGACGGCCCCGTCTACGCCCGCGGTGGGCTCTTCCTCGTCGAGCTCCGCGACGAGATCGGTGCGGAGGCGTTCGACACGATGCTCAAGCGCTGGGCATCCGAGAACCGCTACTCCACGGTGAGCACCGGCGACCTCGAGGACCTCGCCGAGGAGATCTCGGGCCAGGACCTCTCGGCCTTCTTCCAGGCCTGGCTCTACACCCCGGAGAAGCCGGCGGGCCTCTGA
- a CDS encoding ATP-binding protein gives MGEFVLIDVGGVAAFGRLLRVGTPPSRADDVVSQLDRRVQVEGRIQLLSTLYLDGKSNRGLARYPKIGDAVYAANSESILAVIGAGVHADEKSLELGRLSIDESVPVAVPMSRLFGRHLAVVGATGSGKSWTLARLVEGVADSFGKMILIDATGEFRTLGVTATHLAFGSAVDEPEGTRLVGLPHYMMRESDRNAFLNPSSGTQLPKLREAVRSLRLIEAIKSDASATAAHAPIVDGTGVVSKSGRPSATFRGALAKYTKQVEGANAPFDFTKLADQIALECVFPPGSQGGNFGNVNNNELGYVSSLISRVNDLVQIPEIMGVISSSESTENAVDVIRDWVEDPMEHVLRISLKNLTFANNLREIVVNIIGQALLAEARGNKFKERPVVVAIDEAHQFFDVTVGDDFASTRLNAFDSIAKEGRKYGLTVCVATQRPGDLPAGVLSQVGMTIVHRLADGRDRQRVEQAAAELDHSATKLLPGLVPGEAILMGVDFPVPVSVKMRKPVSPPASDGPKYSNWTNTEAGGAVRMVV, from the coding sequence GTGGGCGAGTTCGTATTAATTGATGTAGGGGGCGTTGCGGCGTTTGGCCGTCTGCTCAGGGTTGGTACACCGCCCAGCCGCGCAGATGATGTTGTGTCACAACTGGATCGGCGAGTTCAGGTAGAGGGAAGGATACAACTTCTATCAACCCTCTATCTAGACGGCAAATCTAACCGCGGGCTTGCACGTTACCCAAAGATCGGTGACGCAGTGTACGCAGCGAATTCAGAATCGATCCTTGCGGTGATCGGTGCAGGGGTGCATGCGGATGAGAAGAGTCTCGAGCTCGGTAGACTTTCTATTGACGAGTCGGTTCCGGTAGCGGTACCCATGTCTCGGCTGTTTGGACGCCACCTTGCAGTAGTTGGAGCAACAGGATCTGGAAAGAGTTGGACTTTAGCGCGATTAGTTGAAGGAGTTGCGGATTCGTTTGGGAAGATGATTCTGATTGACGCCACTGGAGAGTTTAGGACATTAGGAGTCACGGCAACTCATCTTGCTTTTGGGTCTGCTGTGGATGAGCCGGAGGGCACTCGTCTTGTCGGGCTCCCGCACTATATGATGCGAGAATCAGATCGAAACGCTTTCCTTAATCCTTCATCGGGGACACAGTTGCCGAAGTTGCGAGAAGCGGTGCGTTCATTGCGGCTAATCGAAGCGATAAAAAGCGACGCCAGTGCTACTGCCGCGCACGCGCCAATAGTCGATGGAACTGGAGTAGTAAGTAAGTCCGGGCGCCCTTCGGCGACGTTCCGAGGAGCACTTGCAAAATACACGAAACAAGTCGAAGGCGCGAACGCACCCTTTGACTTTACTAAGCTCGCGGACCAAATCGCTCTCGAATGTGTCTTTCCTCCGGGGTCACAAGGTGGAAACTTCGGCAATGTGAATAACAACGAGCTCGGATATGTCTCGTCGTTGATAAGCCGGGTTAATGATCTGGTGCAAATCCCGGAGATAATGGGTGTTATAAGTTCTTCGGAAAGCACTGAAAATGCGGTTGATGTCATACGAGACTGGGTGGAAGACCCGATGGAGCATGTACTTCGCATTTCGCTCAAGAATCTCACGTTCGCGAACAACCTGAGGGAGATCGTAGTAAATATCATTGGCCAAGCTCTTCTCGCTGAGGCGCGAGGCAACAAGTTTAAAGAACGACCGGTCGTAGTTGCCATTGACGAAGCGCATCAGTTCTTCGATGTTACTGTCGGAGATGATTTTGCAAGCACGCGCTTGAACGCCTTCGATTCCATTGCGAAAGAAGGCAGGAAATACGGCTTGACGGTTTGCGTAGCTACTCAGCGTCCAGGAGACTTGCCAGCAGGCGTACTGAGCCAGGTGGGAATGACAATTGTGCACCGCCTTGCAGACGGTCGAGACCGCCAACGTGTCGAGCAGGCTGCAGCCGAACTAGATCATTCGGCAACCAAGTTGTTACCCGGGCTTGTTCCTGGCGAGGCCATCCTTATGGGTGTCGATTTTCCGGTGCCAGTCAGTGTGAAAATGCGTAAACCTGTGAGTCCGCCCGCTTCCGACGGACCAAAGTACTCAAACTGGACCAATACTGAGGCTGGCGGGGCGGTCCGAATGGTTGTGTAG
- a CDS encoding SIR2 family protein, producing the protein MVATKEVKGAFVGGWKPLEPEDESTDAEKAGILAVGSALKDELGAILGAENLVVLAGLGTSLSIPNYEAGHLGAPTMSDLWRDVVVLPELNAIRGTLNPAILATENLEYVLSDAQARAALATAPGDPELQAFISAAEDIIWKRCNFVDEGSGLEVHELFLRKVARRSTRMQRAQLYTTNYDLAFETAAARAHFNVIDGFGFSSQEFDGASFDLDFVRRRQNEPLSLEPNVFHLLKLHGSVDWNADGDRVRRVCGGMRPADPVLIYPSAAKYQLSFRQPYLEFMSRFQSALRQPDVGVLIVGFGFNDEHLVAPLEAALRSNVGLRIAIVSPGIRAAGRSASLGWIERLVDQGDRRITLLAATFEELVRLLPDTPAKEEREAHALRVLAAGGRT; encoded by the coding sequence ATGGTAGCCACAAAAGAAGTTAAGGGTGCGTTTGTTGGCGGGTGGAAACCGCTTGAGCCGGAAGATGAATCAACGGATGCAGAGAAAGCAGGAATTCTTGCGGTCGGATCTGCGCTCAAAGATGAGCTAGGGGCTATTCTAGGAGCGGAAAACCTCGTAGTACTCGCGGGGCTGGGAACTTCTTTGAGCATCCCTAATTACGAGGCAGGACACCTAGGTGCTCCAACGATGTCGGACCTGTGGAGAGATGTTGTTGTTCTACCGGAACTCAATGCTATTCGTGGAACACTTAATCCTGCTATCCTCGCTACAGAAAATCTCGAATATGTCTTGTCTGACGCTCAGGCGAGAGCTGCCCTCGCGACTGCTCCTGGTGATCCAGAATTGCAAGCCTTTATTTCTGCTGCTGAGGATATCATCTGGAAGCGCTGCAATTTTGTCGACGAAGGATCAGGCTTAGAAGTTCACGAGTTGTTCCTTCGGAAAGTTGCACGCCGATCGACGAGGATGCAGCGAGCGCAGCTCTACACGACAAATTACGATCTCGCCTTTGAAACCGCTGCAGCGAGAGCTCATTTCAACGTTATCGACGGGTTTGGATTCAGCTCGCAAGAGTTTGATGGTGCATCCTTCGATCTTGATTTTGTTCGTCGGCGGCAAAATGAGCCGCTGTCGCTCGAACCAAACGTCTTTCATCTCCTAAAGCTCCACGGATCTGTGGACTGGAACGCAGATGGCGATCGGGTGCGGCGGGTGTGCGGCGGAATGCGGCCGGCTGATCCCGTGCTTATCTACCCGTCGGCGGCGAAATATCAACTCTCATTCCGCCAACCATATCTCGAATTCATGTCTCGATTTCAAAGTGCTTTACGTCAACCAGATGTTGGAGTTTTGATTGTTGGCTTTGGTTTCAACGACGAACATCTCGTTGCGCCACTTGAGGCTGCGTTGCGTAGCAACGTCGGATTGCGCATCGCCATTGTCTCGCCCGGCATACGAGCGGCGGGTCGATCAGCGTCGCTCGGTTGGATCGAGCGGCTCGTCGATCAGGGAGATCGTCGGATTACTCTTCTGGCTGCGACATTTGAGGAACTGGTGCGTCTACTCCCTGATACCCCTGCGAAAGAAGAGCGGGAAGCACACGCACTGCGGGTACTGGCGGCTGGAGGCCGGACTTGA
- a CDS encoding GntR family transcriptional regulator produces MDDSRPIFLQIAEQIENDIIAGALPEETQVPSTNEFAAFHRINPATAGKGVNLLVDDGVLYKRRGIGMFVAEGARDRLVEKRRTQFRDQFVAPLLAEAAKLGLTTEQLAAMINEGGSR; encoded by the coding sequence ATGGACGACTCCCGCCCGATCTTCCTGCAGATCGCGGAGCAGATCGAGAACGACATCATCGCCGGGGCGCTCCCCGAAGAGACCCAGGTCCCCTCCACCAACGAGTTCGCCGCGTTCCACCGCATCAACCCGGCCACGGCCGGCAAGGGCGTGAACCTGCTCGTCGACGACGGGGTCCTCTACAAGAGACGGGGGATCGGCATGTTCGTCGCCGAGGGCGCCCGCGACCGGCTGGTCGAGAAGCGCCGCACGCAGTTCCGCGACCAGTTCGTCGCACCGCTGCTCGCAGAGGCCGCCAAGCTCGGCCTCACCACCGAGCAGCTCGCCGCCATGATCAACGAAGGGGGATCGCGATGA
- a CDS encoding ABC transporter ATP-binding protein, protein MSAVIEVSGLSKRYGSMHAVSDVSFTLDENRIHGLLGRNGAGKTTLMSLLTGQEFASAGDIRVFGASPVENAAVLSRTCFIKESQKYPDDFRVKHVLRSARWFFEGWDEEFAQELVVDFRLPVDRRVKKLSRGQLSAIGVIVGLASRAPLTFFDEPYLGLDAVARQLFYDRLLADFAEHPRTVILSTHLIDEVSDLLEHVLVIDDGRLLIDSDTEELRGSAATVAGPRAAVDSFVQHREVLSRSGVGGLATATLPRLDAADRADAHRQGLELEPVSLQQLVVQLTSGKAAS, encoded by the coding sequence ATGAGCGCGGTCATCGAGGTCTCCGGCCTCAGCAAGCGCTACGGCAGCATGCACGCCGTCAGCGACGTCAGCTTCACTCTCGACGAGAACCGGATCCACGGCCTCCTCGGCCGCAACGGCGCCGGCAAGACCACCCTGATGTCGCTGCTCACCGGCCAGGAGTTCGCGAGCGCGGGCGACATCCGCGTCTTCGGAGCCTCGCCCGTCGAGAACGCCGCCGTCCTCTCCCGCACCTGCTTCATCAAGGAGAGCCAGAAGTACCCCGACGACTTCAGGGTGAAGCACGTCCTCCGCAGCGCCCGCTGGTTCTTCGAGGGCTGGGACGAGGAGTTCGCCCAGGAGCTCGTCGTCGACTTCCGCCTCCCGGTCGATCGGCGCGTCAAGAAGCTCAGCCGCGGCCAGCTCTCGGCGATCGGCGTGATCGTGGGGCTCGCCTCCCGCGCCCCGCTCACGTTCTTCGACGAGCCCTACCTCGGCCTCGACGCGGTCGCCCGCCAGCTCTTCTACGACCGCCTGCTCGCCGACTTCGCCGAGCACCCCCGCACCGTCATCCTCTCCACCCACCTCATCGACGAGGTCAGCGACCTCCTCGAGCACGTCCTCGTCATCGACGACGGCCGCCTCCTCATCGACAGCGACACGGAGGAGCTGCGCGGCTCGGCCGCGACGGTCGCCGGCCCGCGCGCCGCGGTCGACTCGTTCGTGCAGCACCGCGAGGTCCTCTCGCGCAGCGGGGTCGGCGGGCTCGCCACCGCGACCCTCCCCCGCCTCGACGCCGCGGACCGCGCCGACGCCCACCGCCAGGGTCTCGAGCTCGAGCCCGTCTCGCTCCAGCAGCTCGTCGTCCAGCTGACCTCCGGAAAGGCCGCATCATGA
- a CDS encoding ABC transporter permease, producing the protein MTALAPRHSTARDRLLSIVRLHFANPATLLYTPLAILGAIFAGSLIIWLLVLRMVGVDTAGGDSGVQITGGTTFIFIYMLVVAIQATNVTFALALGYGSTRRDYYLGSALTFVGLSAAWTALYSGMSALENATNGWGLGGYMFRASSFDDVSWLEQAFSTFSLFLFFFFAGSAVASVYVRWRATGMTVFFLSLGALIVGLIALFTLTESWDAVWLFVEAIGFTGAFALLLIPTALSAVFGYLILRRATPRG; encoded by the coding sequence ATGACCGCTCTCGCCCCGCGCCACTCGACGGCGCGCGACCGCCTGCTCAGCATCGTCCGCCTGCACTTCGCGAATCCGGCGACCCTGCTCTACACACCGCTGGCCATCCTCGGTGCGATCTTCGCCGGGAGCCTGATCATCTGGCTGCTCGTCCTGCGGATGGTCGGCGTCGACACCGCGGGCGGCGACTCCGGTGTGCAGATCACCGGAGGCACGACCTTCATCTTCATCTACATGCTGGTCGTCGCGATCCAGGCCACCAACGTGACCTTCGCGCTCGCGCTCGGCTACGGCTCGACCCGCCGCGACTACTACCTCGGCAGCGCACTCACCTTCGTCGGCCTCTCGGCCGCGTGGACGGCGCTCTACTCCGGGATGTCCGCGCTCGAGAACGCGACGAACGGCTGGGGCCTGGGCGGCTACATGTTCCGCGCCTCCTCGTTCGACGACGTCTCGTGGCTCGAGCAGGCCTTCTCGACCTTCAGCCTGTTCCTCTTCTTCTTCTTCGCCGGGTCAGCCGTCGCGTCGGTCTACGTCCGCTGGCGGGCGACGGGGATGACCGTGTTCTTCCTCTCCCTCGGCGCCCTGATCGTCGGCCTGATCGCCCTCTTCACCCTCACCGAGAGCTGGGACGCCGTCTGGCTCTTCGTCGAGGCGATCGGGTTCACGGGCGCCTTCGCGCTCCTGCTCATCCCGACCGCACTCTCCGCGGTC